Proteins encoded together in one Camelina sativa cultivar DH55 chromosome 9, Cs, whole genome shotgun sequence window:
- the LOC104714724 gene encoding cytochrome P450 86A7 encodes MDGSMAVIILTVIVTYLIWFVSIRRSCKGPRVWPLLGSLPALITNAHRMHDFIADNLRKCGGTYQTCIFPIPFLAKKQGHVTVTCEPKNLEHILKTRFDNYPKGPSWQSVFHDLLGDGIFNSDGDTWRFQRKTAALEFTTRTLRQAMARWVDRAIKNRLVPILESAMSQAKPIDLQDILLRLTFDNICGLTFGKDPRTLSLEFPENGFAVAFDGATEATLQRFIMPEFVWKIRKWLRLGLEDDMSRSISHIDHYLSEIINTRKLELLSKQQDGSYHDDLLSRFMKKKESYSDKYLKYVALNFILAGRDTSSVAMSWFFWLVSLNPRVEEKIINEICTVLIKTRGTNVSKMTDEPLTFEEIDQMVYLKAALSETLRLYPSVPEDSKFVVANDVLPDGTFVPSGSNVTYSIYSVGRMKFIWGEDCLEFKPERWLDENREDICNQYKFVAFNAGPRICLGKDLAYLQMKSITASILLRHRLTVASGHRVEQKMSLTLFMKYGLKMDVHKRDLTSTVEKMVNEMSKYGEVKSVAGVA; translated from the coding sequence atggatgggTCGATGGCTGTGATCATCCTTACTGTCATCGTAACCTACCTTATATGGTTCGTTTCTATACGCCGTTCATGCAAAGGTCCACGTGTCTGGCCATTATTGGGCAGTCTTCCAGCACTCATCACGAACGCTCACCGCATGCACGACTTCATCGCCGATAACCTCCGCAAGTGCGGCGGCACGTACCAGACTTGCATATTCCCGATCCCGTTCTTGGCTAAGAAACAAGGTCACGTGACCGTCACGTGTGAACCAAAGAATTTGGAGCATATACTAAAAACCCGGTTCGATAATTACCCCAAGGGTCCTAGCTGGCAATCGGTCTTCCACGATCTGTTAGGAGATGGGATCTTTAATTCGGATGGCGACACGTGGAGGTTTCAAAGGAAGACCGCCGCGTTGGAATTCACCACCCGTACGCTTCGCCAAGCCATGGCTCGTTGGGTTGATCGAGCCATCAAGAACCGTCTGGTACCGATTCTTGAATCAGCTATGAGTCAAGCCAAGCCGATCGATCTCCAAGACATTCTTTTACGGCTCACTTTCGATAACATTTGCGGCTTAACGTTCGGCAAAGATCCACGAACGCTCTCTCTAGAGTTTCCTGAGAACGGATTCGCTGTGGCTTTTGATGGAGCCACTGAAGCCACACTCCAACGGTTTATCATGCCGGAGTTTGTTTGGAAGATAAGGAAATGGCTACGGCTCGGCTTGGAGGATGATATGAGCCGAAGCATCAGCCACATAGATCATTACTTATCGGAGATCATTAATACACGTAAGCTCGAACTGCTGAGTAAGCAACAAGATGGATCATACCATGATGATCTATTGTCACGGTTCATGAAGAAAAAGGAATCCTACTCAGATAAGTATCTTAAATATGTCGCGTTAAATTTTATCCTAGCCGGAAGGGACACATCATCGGTTGCTATGAGTTGGTTCTTCTGGTTGGTCAGTCTTAACCCACGAGTcgaagaaaaaatcataaatgagATCTGCACCGTCCTGATCAAGACGCGGGGTACCAATGTGTCAAAGATGACCGACGAGCCGTTGACTTTCGAGGAAATTGACCAGATGGTTTACTTAAAAGCGGCATTGTCCGAAACACTAAGGCTATATCCATCGGTGCCGGAAGATTCAAAATTCGTTGTTGCCAACGATGTTTTACCAGACGGAACATTTGTTCCATCCGGATCTAACGTTACATACTCGATATATTCGGTCGGGCGTATGAAATTTATTTGGGGTGAAGATTGTCTCGAGTTTAAACCGGAAAGATGGTTAGACGAAAACCGGGAAGATATATGCAACCAATACAAATTCGTAGCGTTCAATGCCGGTCCACGGATTTGTCTAGGCAAAGACCTAGCTTATCTACAGATGAAATCGATTACTGCTTCGATTTTGCTTCGGCATCGGCTTACGGTAGCTTCGGGACATCGAGTGGAGCAGAAGATGTCGTTGACGTTGTTCATGAAGTACGGTCTTAAAATGGATGTGCATAAAAGGGATTTGACTTCGACGGTGGAGAAAATGGTGAATGAGATGAGTAAATACGGTGAAGTTAAGTCGGTAGCTGGTGTGGCATAA
- the LOC109126512 gene encoding MATH domain and coiled-coil domain-containing protein At2g42470-like, producing MDLDHKQTSFTFEMDNFSEKESVIRTPNFLSGGCEWYVKVHPKGDHIDDHLSMYLCVADPESLRFGWKRRAAFSIALLNQSGQELYRKDEPFDQLFCAEIPQMGWPKALPLEKLHEKGFLMNNKLILNVQVKVAQVDXPFDQLFCAEIPQMGWPKALPLEKLHEKGFLMNNKLILNVQVKVAQVDDEGSVTGNEMLYVNGFQVLCSQVTSVSWIFVEHPNVAVNFKPKNQLLKTAYMNILLGLTETLNKPLHSITDTELNNAQSDFNELTEAGFNLDWLKIKLDEVFIERKTANADGSRVQELIKLIKNLKVELNQEQILSLEQTVSNLKDEHNKNNIVKTL from the exons ATGGATCTGGATCATAAGCAGACGAGTTTTACGTTTGAGATGGATAACTTCTCCGAGAAGGAATCTGTGATTAGAACACCAAACTTTTTAAGCGGCGGTTGCGAAtg GTATGTTAAGGTTCATCCCAAAGGAGATCACATTGATGATCACTTGTCTATGTACCTCTGCGTTGCGGATCCTGAATCACTCCGGTTTGGATGGAAAAGAAGAGCTGCTTTTTCCATCGCTCTACTGAATCAATCAGGCCAAGAGCTCTACAGAAAAGATG AACCGTTTGACCAATTGTTCTGCGCTGAGATCCCACAAATGGGTTGGCCAAAGGCCTTGCCTCTTGAAAAGCTTCATGAAAAAGGCTTTTTGATGAATAATAAACTCATCTTGAATGTCCAAGTTAAAGTAGCTCAAGTTGATN AACCGTTTGACCAATTGTTCTGCGCTGAGATCCCACAAATGGGTTGGCCAAAGGCCTTGCCTCTTGAAAAGCTTCATGAAAAAGGCTTTTTGATGAATAATAAACTCATCTTGAATGTCCAAGTTAAAGTAGCTCAAGTTGATGATGAAGGATCTGTAACTGGGAATGAGATGTTATATGTCAATGGTTTCCAAGTTCTTTGTtctcag GTGACTTCAGTGAGTTGGATTTTCGTGGAACACCCAAACGTTGCAGTGAATTTCAAACCAAAGAACCAACTACTCAAGACAGCATACATGAATATCCTCCTCGGTCTAACCGAGACACTGAACAAGCCGCTACATAGCATCACTGACACTGAGCTAAACAACGCTCAGAGCGATTTTAACGAGCTAACAGAAGCGGGTTTCAACCTAGACTGGTTGAAGATAAAGCTTGATGAGGTTTTCATAGAGAGGAAGACCGCAAATGCTGATGGTTCTCGAGTCCAAGAACTCATAAAACTCATCAAGAATCTCAAAGTTGAACTTAACCAGGAGCAAATTTTATCATTGGAGCAGACAGTGTCGAATCTCAAAGATGAGCATAACAAGAACAATATTGTCAAAACACTCTAA
- the LOC104716083 gene encoding F-box protein At1g30790-like, which yields MKLKGRECNSTSDHSDSIPDDMTLEILGRLPGKSLMKFQYLSKFWFSIIRSQRFIDSFFSRSLNRGPRLLITFKNGELISRNTQKRLFFFSASREGEQKSSSTLVANLDMTIASTVNYCYTRGTLVHGFLCCSHQGRFLICNPTTRQIVTLPEPGDNNKLTFKYLGYEPVDDQYKALCMMFSRGDFGDVEHKVLTLRRGDTKNLSWREIKDNTEPYGPSTKGICIDGIVYYGATRPNNRDKVIVCFDVRFEKISLINPPFNEEMWDHGADLMNYKGKLAFVGLADDFYNNQMIILWILDNVEKHEWSKITCQLRGSGLCHSKIRSYSFTGSSKTGEIILAPQLLSRKLEPFYILYYNVTSQGIRRVRLEGIADNEEFRRRYGIGKNGDCRVYMASEYFEDIAFL from the coding sequence ATGAAACTCAAGGGACGAGAATGTAACAGTACAAGTGATCACTCAGATTCGATCCCTGATGATATGACGTTGGAGATTCTTGGTAGATTGCCCGGAAAATCCCTTATGAAGTTCCAATACTTAtctaaattttggttttcgaTAATCCGAAGTCAAAGATTCATCGATTCCTTCTTCTCTAGGTCGTTGAACCGCGGTCCACGCCTACTAATCACTTTCAAGAACGGTGAACTCATCAGTAGGAATACTCAGAAgcgtttgttcttcttctcagcttcaaGAGAGGGGGAGCAAAAGTCTTCTTCAACTTTGGTAGCTAATCTCGACATGACAATAGCTTCCACGGTTAATTATTGCTACACACGAGGTACTTTGGTTCATGGCTTTCTATGTTGCTCACATCAAGGTCGGTTCTTGATATGTAACCCTACCACGAGACAAATTGTAACATTACCAGAACCTGGAGATAATAATAAGTTAACTTTTAAATACTTGGGATACGAGCCGGTGGATGATCAATACAAAGCATTGTGCATGATGTTTTCTCGGGGCGATTTTGGTGATGTAGAGCACAAGGTTTTAACACTAAGAAGAGGTGATACTAAAAACCTTTCATGGCGGGAAATCAAAGACAATACCGAGCCTTATGGTCCTTCAACGAAAGGAATATGCATCGACGGAATTGTCTATTACGGTGCTACAAGACCAAATAATAGGGATAAGGTTATAgtttgttttgatgttaggtTTGAGAAGATTAGTTTGATCAATCCACCTTTTAACGAGGAAATGTGGGACCATGGTGCAGACTTGATGAACTACAAAGGGAAGTTAGCCTTTGTTGGCTTAGCCGACGATTTTTATAATAACCAAATGATTATATTATGGATACTAGACAATGTTGAAAAACATGAATGGTCAAAGATAACATGTCAGCTTCGGGGGTCTGGGTTGTGTCATAGTAAGATACGTTCATATTCCTTCACAGGCAGCAGTAAAACCGGCGAGATCATTCTGGCTCCACAATTGTTGTCACGCAAACTTGAACCTTTCTACATTCTCTATTATAATGTAACAAGCCAAGGCATCAGAAGGGTTAGGCTTGAAGGAATTGCAGATAATGAAGAGTTCAGGCGTCGTTATGGAATTGGAAAGAATGGTGATTGTCGTGTTTATATGGCATCAGAATACTTTGAAGATATTgcctttctttaa
- the LOC104714725 gene encoding uncharacterized protein At1g76660-like isoform X1, with protein sequence MRSGASGGNNVLDTINAAASAIASSDDRLLQSSPIHKKRKWWNRWSLLKCFRSSRQRNRIGNSVLVPEPVSISSNSTSNSGYRSVITTLPFIAPPSSPASFFQSEPTSATQSPVGILSFSPLPCNNNRPSIFAIGPYAHEPQLVSPPVFSTYTTEPSSAPITPPLLDDSSIYLTTTTPSSPEVPFAQLFNSNHQDCRNKFPMSSSSYEFQFYQLPPGSPLVGQLISPSSVVSGSGPTSPFPDGETSLFPHFQVSDPPMLLSPGRLHYPKKTVTKEQKFVRPHKPVSFDLDADHVIRCVDQKLRTTFPEASSSDPEAMNHSSLGSNKEFDFGTDEKHMTVDEHRASPKNSNDWSFFPVMQSVTRYKGNTKNRNSIKAFII encoded by the exons atgagaagCGGTGCGAGTGGTGGAAACAACGTGTTGGATACTATAAACGCAGCTGCTTCAGCTATCGCTTCCTCTGATGAtcgtcttcttcaatcttctccgATTCAT aagaagagaaaatggtGGAATCGATGGAGTCTATTGAAATGTTTCAGATCTTCAAGACAAAGAAACCGAATAGGAAACTCGGTTCTTGTTCCTGAACCGGTATCAATATCTTCAAATTCAACATCTAATTCCGGTTATCGTTCGGTTATCACAACACTTCCTTTTATAGCACCACCTTCATCTCCAGCTTCGTTTTTCCAATCAGAACCAACTTCAGCTACACAATCACCCGTTGGAATCCTCTCTTTTAGTCCTTTGCCTTGTAATAACAACCGTCCTTCGATCTTCGCCATTGGACCTTACGCTCACGAACCTCAATTGGTTTCTCCTCCGGTTTTCTCAACTTACACTACTGAACCATCTTCAGCTCCCATCACACCTCCTCTTCTTGATGACTCATCTATCTACTTAACCACTACAACACCTTCTTCACCTGAAGTGCCTTTCGCGCAGCTCTTTAACTCCAATCATCAAGACTGTCGTAATAAGTTCCCAATGTCGTCGTCTAGTTATGAGTTTCAGTTTTACCAACTTCCCCCTGGTAGTCCACTTGTTGGTCAGCTTATTTCCCCTAGCTCTGTTGTGTCCGGTTCTGGTCCAACGTCTCCTTTCCCCGATGGAGAAACCTCTCTGTTCCCTCACTTCCAAGTCTCTGATCCTCCAATGTTGTTGAGTCCTGGTAGATTGCATTATCCAAAGAAGACTGTTACGAAAGAGCAGAAGTTTGTGAGACCGCATAAACCTGTTTCGTTCGATCTTGATGCGGATCATGTCATTAGATGCGTGGATCAGAAGCTAAGAACAACGTTCCCTGAAGCATCATCATCGGATCCAGAAGCAATGAATCATTCCTCTCTCGGGTCGAACAAGGAATtcgattttggcacggatgagAAACATATGACCGTTGATGAACATAGAGCTTCGCCGAAGAACAGCAACGATTGGTCTTTCTTCCCTGTGATGCAGTCAG TCACTAGATACAAGGGAAACACCAAAAACCGAAACTCAATCAAGGCCTTCATTATATAA
- the LOC104714725 gene encoding uncharacterized protein At1g76660-like isoform X2, which produces MRSGASGGNNVLDTINAAASAIASSDDRLLQSSPIHKRKWWNRWSLLKCFRSSRQRNRIGNSVLVPEPVSISSNSTSNSGYRSVITTLPFIAPPSSPASFFQSEPTSATQSPVGILSFSPLPCNNNRPSIFAIGPYAHEPQLVSPPVFSTYTTEPSSAPITPPLLDDSSIYLTTTTPSSPEVPFAQLFNSNHQDCRNKFPMSSSSYEFQFYQLPPGSPLVGQLISPSSVVSGSGPTSPFPDGETSLFPHFQVSDPPMLLSPGRLHYPKKTVTKEQKFVRPHKPVSFDLDADHVIRCVDQKLRTTFPEASSSDPEAMNHSSLGSNKEFDFGTDEKHMTVDEHRASPKNSNDWSFFPVMQSVTRYKGNTKNRNSIKAFII; this is translated from the exons atgagaagCGGTGCGAGTGGTGGAAACAACGTGTTGGATACTATAAACGCAGCTGCTTCAGCTATCGCTTCCTCTGATGAtcgtcttcttcaatcttctccgATTCAT aagagaaaatggtGGAATCGATGGAGTCTATTGAAATGTTTCAGATCTTCAAGACAAAGAAACCGAATAGGAAACTCGGTTCTTGTTCCTGAACCGGTATCAATATCTTCAAATTCAACATCTAATTCCGGTTATCGTTCGGTTATCACAACACTTCCTTTTATAGCACCACCTTCATCTCCAGCTTCGTTTTTCCAATCAGAACCAACTTCAGCTACACAATCACCCGTTGGAATCCTCTCTTTTAGTCCTTTGCCTTGTAATAACAACCGTCCTTCGATCTTCGCCATTGGACCTTACGCTCACGAACCTCAATTGGTTTCTCCTCCGGTTTTCTCAACTTACACTACTGAACCATCTTCAGCTCCCATCACACCTCCTCTTCTTGATGACTCATCTATCTACTTAACCACTACAACACCTTCTTCACCTGAAGTGCCTTTCGCGCAGCTCTTTAACTCCAATCATCAAGACTGTCGTAATAAGTTCCCAATGTCGTCGTCTAGTTATGAGTTTCAGTTTTACCAACTTCCCCCTGGTAGTCCACTTGTTGGTCAGCTTATTTCCCCTAGCTCTGTTGTGTCCGGTTCTGGTCCAACGTCTCCTTTCCCCGATGGAGAAACCTCTCTGTTCCCTCACTTCCAAGTCTCTGATCCTCCAATGTTGTTGAGTCCTGGTAGATTGCATTATCCAAAGAAGACTGTTACGAAAGAGCAGAAGTTTGTGAGACCGCATAAACCTGTTTCGTTCGATCTTGATGCGGATCATGTCATTAGATGCGTGGATCAGAAGCTAAGAACAACGTTCCCTGAAGCATCATCATCGGATCCAGAAGCAATGAATCATTCCTCTCTCGGGTCGAACAAGGAATtcgattttggcacggatgagAAACATATGACCGTTGATGAACATAGAGCTTCGCCGAAGAACAGCAACGATTGGTCTTTCTTCCCTGTGATGCAGTCAG TCACTAGATACAAGGGAAACACCAAAAACCGAAACTCAATCAAGGCCTTCATTATATAA
- the LOC104714725 gene encoding uncharacterized protein At1g76660-like isoform X3: MRSGASGGNNVLDTINAAASAIASSDDRLLQSSPIHKKRKWWNRWSLLKCFRSSRQRNRIGNSVLVPEPVSISSNSTSNSGYRSVITTLPFIAPPSSPASFFQSEPTSATQSPVGILSFSPLPCNNNRPSIFAIGPYAHEPQLVSPPVFSTYTTEPSSAPITPPLLDDSSIYLTTTTPSSPEVPFAQLFNSNHQDCRNKFPMSSSSYEFQFYQLPPGSPLVGQLISPSSVVSGSGPTSPFPDGETSLFPHFQVSDPPMLLSPGRLHYPKKTVTKEQKFVRPHKPVSFDLDADHVIRCVDQKLRTTFPEASSSDPEAMNHSSLGSNKEFDFGTDEKHMTVDEHRASPKNSNDWSFFPVMQSGTLS; this comes from the exons atgagaagCGGTGCGAGTGGTGGAAACAACGTGTTGGATACTATAAACGCAGCTGCTTCAGCTATCGCTTCCTCTGATGAtcgtcttcttcaatcttctccgATTCAT aagaagagaaaatggtGGAATCGATGGAGTCTATTGAAATGTTTCAGATCTTCAAGACAAAGAAACCGAATAGGAAACTCGGTTCTTGTTCCTGAACCGGTATCAATATCTTCAAATTCAACATCTAATTCCGGTTATCGTTCGGTTATCACAACACTTCCTTTTATAGCACCACCTTCATCTCCAGCTTCGTTTTTCCAATCAGAACCAACTTCAGCTACACAATCACCCGTTGGAATCCTCTCTTTTAGTCCTTTGCCTTGTAATAACAACCGTCCTTCGATCTTCGCCATTGGACCTTACGCTCACGAACCTCAATTGGTTTCTCCTCCGGTTTTCTCAACTTACACTACTGAACCATCTTCAGCTCCCATCACACCTCCTCTTCTTGATGACTCATCTATCTACTTAACCACTACAACACCTTCTTCACCTGAAGTGCCTTTCGCGCAGCTCTTTAACTCCAATCATCAAGACTGTCGTAATAAGTTCCCAATGTCGTCGTCTAGTTATGAGTTTCAGTTTTACCAACTTCCCCCTGGTAGTCCACTTGTTGGTCAGCTTATTTCCCCTAGCTCTGTTGTGTCCGGTTCTGGTCCAACGTCTCCTTTCCCCGATGGAGAAACCTCTCTGTTCCCTCACTTCCAAGTCTCTGATCCTCCAATGTTGTTGAGTCCTGGTAGATTGCATTATCCAAAGAAGACTGTTACGAAAGAGCAGAAGTTTGTGAGACCGCATAAACCTGTTTCGTTCGATCTTGATGCGGATCATGTCATTAGATGCGTGGATCAGAAGCTAAGAACAACGTTCCCTGAAGCATCATCATCGGATCCAGAAGCAATGAATCATTCCTCTCTCGGGTCGAACAAGGAATtcgattttggcacggatgagAAACATATGACCGTTGATGAACATAGAGCTTCGCCGAAGAACAGCAACGATTGGTCTTTCTTCCCTGTGATGCAGTCAGGTACACTTAGCTAA